The following proteins are encoded in a genomic region of Sebastes fasciatus isolate fSebFas1 chromosome 14, fSebFas1.pri, whole genome shotgun sequence:
- the rev1 gene encoding DNA repair protein REV1 isoform X1, translating into MSRDGWAKKRANASDDNGWAERGGYMAAKMSKLDEQFKLDAPREKQKEGTYSSIFSGVSIYVNGYTEPSADELRRLMMLHGGQFHMYYSRSKTTHIITNNLPNNKIQELKGEKIIRPDWITDSIKAGRLLPYLQYQLYSKQKGPLFPGATLRQTSEIAGPSHQKLHLPQRSIQHSVLNHEQSSSSCQSNSIPNPSRLHQGNIQPQSIQQSSAVRFINPQPSHLASNHLSTDPRHRNPLHTHLLSNPSPTKPLQSTLQTPHTNLQHHRASQPQPQNNTSGCKEVELKINGLLQTSLDEMSHSKRNDMQECGRGDPLPLVVKEAHLTNGHTHLVNGALKPEDLSPVTNEPSVDKELPQCRVTSSDDKPQSPPVQFHTKPDPYEFPHSPPKQSEQPPVFLKQSNSHAANEQRPKPPPPTYQEAIKATECHLIPKQLQPSRQVDSNPEKTPLSPASSSLLHTPIRLNGSHHNAFSSDPASLNTTNVTAKPDTPTQKSSSPSKASVQLLAQTGGLISEYYSHSRLHQISTWRSSFSEYVNELHGKRKAAGSASFPGKDRLRKSVAQRSTNSRGTSAPASVKSCIFHVDMDCFFVSVGIRHRPELKGKPIAVTSNRGQGRVPLRPGAQPQLEQQYYQRKHTHPQPDEDLHRTPSQESPPDSHANGVDQDAATLSMAEIASCSYEARQAGVRNGMFFGKAKQLCPSLQSVQYDFEAYKEVALTMYETLAGYTHDIEALSCDEVLIDGSALLAELGINPEDLAGAIRADIKEKTGCCASVGMGSNILLARLATRKAKPDGQHLLKSEEVDDFIRELPVTSLPGVGPVMGRKLGAMGVRSCGDLQQVSLSQLQKKFGPRTGQTLFRFCRGLDDRPVRYEKERKSVSAEMNYNIRFTRVDEAESFLTNLSMEVQKRLQEAGLRGRRVTLKVMVRKVGAPLEPAKYGGHGICDNLARTVMLAQSTDSGQLIAAAVIKLFYAMKLQVHDMRGIGIQVQLLDGHHSVPRDSAGPGTRSIKEMLLGKGPSAKSSNRDAADNTHQGNASSTTGPSSGSSPHPLSSPEPVPGTSRDQQACRRTPKHSRARLNFSIEIPSPSQVDRSVLEALPAELREQVEQSWTNRDGRPSNRRSPSPQPSDPLPQPQSLRSRPTSPPRPPAPAPGPALYTPPVGTLLLQIPNQPDSPGIVLELPNFSQVDPDVFAALPKELQDELKSAYNRVTNAQQQAKISAEQKNPLLQLKQSGLGVGIGRVKRRYKRKNAVSPVKKGPSPVKRNHTTNSPSKTLPPPVKSREPVNILKTENGPSTSTSKPDIQESLSKFIPRPAPVLAGAYDLTDIKTLLREWVTTITEPMEEDILQVVKYCTDLIEDKDLEKLDLIIKYMKRLMQQSLESVWSMAFDFIVDNVQVVVQQAYGSTLKVA; encoded by the exons ATGAGTCGAGATGGGTGGGCAAAGAAGAGAGCCAATGCCAGTGATGACAATGGTTGGGCTGAAAGG GGCGGTTACATGGCTGCCAAAATGTCAAAGCTGGACGAGCAGTTTAAACTCGATGCCcccagagagaaacagaaggaaGGGACATACTCCAGCATTTTTAGTGGAGTGTCCATCTATGTCAATGGATATACAG AGCCAAGTGCAGATGAGCTCCGCAGACTGATGATGCTGCACGGTGGCCAGTTCCACATGTACTACTCTCGCTCCAAGACCACCCACATCATCACCAATAACTTGCCCAACAACAAAATCCAGGAGCTCAAAGGGGAAAAGATCATCAGGCCAGATTGGATCACTGACAG TATCAAGGCTGGGCGTCTCCTGCCTTACCTACAGTACCAGCTGTACTCTAAACAGAAAGGCCCGCTCTTCCCTGGCGCGACTCTGCGCCAGACGTCAGAGATCGCCGGGCCCAGCCATCAAAAGCTTCATCTGCCACAGCGTAGCATTCAGCACTCTGTACTCAACCATGAGCAGTCCTCATCCAGCTGCCAGAGTAACTCCATCCCTAACCCCAGTCGACTTCACCAAGGCAACATCCAACCTCAGTCCATCCAGCAAAGCTCTGCAGTTCGCTTCATTAACCCCCAACCAAGTCACTTAGCATCCAATCACCTCAGTACAGATCCCCGACACAGAAACCCTTTACACACCCACCTGCTGTCTAACCCAAGCCCCACCAAGCCCCTACAGTCTACTCTTCAAACACCTCACACTAATCTCCAGCACCACAGAGCTAGCCAACCACAACCTCAGAACAACACTTCCGGCTGCAAGGAAGTGGAATTAAAAAT AAACGGATTATTGCAGACCTCATTGGACGAAATGAGCCATTCAAAAAGGAATGACATGCAAGAGTGTGGCAGAGGAGATCCTCTCCCGCTGGTGGTGAAGGAAGCACATCTGACAAATGGACACACTCACCTTGTTAATGGTGCCTTAAAGCCAGAGGACCTGTCCCCTGTTACAAACGAACCCTCTGTTGACAAGGAACTGCCTCAATGCAGAGTCACGAGCTCAGATGATAAACCTCAGAGTCCTCCTGTACAGTTTCACACCAAACCGGACCCCTATGAGTTCCCCCACAGTCCTCCAAAGCAATCCGAGCAGCCTCCTGTCTTTCTGAAGCAATCCAATTCACACGCAGCCAATGAGCAGAGACCCAAACCTCCACCGCCCACCTACCAGGAGGCTATAAAAGCCACAGAATGCCACCTAATCCCAAAACAGCTTCAACCGTCCCGTCAAGTTGATTCAAATCCCGAAAAGACTCCTCTTTCACCTGCGTCTAGCTCTCTTTTACATACTCCAATTCGACTGAACGGAAGTCACCACAATGCCTTTTCATCTGACCCCGCGTCACTAAACACAACCAACGTAACGGCCAAACCTGATACTCCCACTCAGAAGTCTTCATCGCCATCTAAGGCTTCAGTGCAGCTGCTGGCACAGACGGGCGGTTTGATCTCTGAGTACTACTCTCACTCACGTTTACACCAGATCTCCACGTGGAGGTCTAGCTTTTCTGAGTATGTCAATGAACTGCACGGCAAGCGAAAAGCAGCGGGGAGCGCCTCCTTTCCTGGGAAAGACCGACTGAGGAAATCTGTGGCCCAGCGCTCTACAAACAGTCGAG GTACGTCAGCACCCGCAAGTGTCAAGTCTTGTATCTTTCATGTGGACATGGACTGCTTCTTTGTGTCCGTGGGGATTCGACATCGACCAGAGCTCAAAG GGAAGCCTATAGCTGTGACCAGTAACCGCGGTCAGGGGAGAGTGCCCCTGAGGCCTGGCGCCCAACCTCAGCTGGAGCAGCAGTACTACCAGAGGAAACATACCCATCCTCAGCCTG ATGAGGATCTACACAGAACTCCTTCACAAGAGAGTCCTCCTGACTCCCACGCTAACGGAGTGGACCAGGATGCTGCTACTCTCTCAATGGCAGAGATTGCATCTTGCAGTTATGAGGCGAG GCAGGCGGGCGTGAGGAACGGGATGTTTTTTGGCAAAGCAAAACAGCTGTGTCCCTCGCTGCAGTCCGTCCAATATGATTTTGAGGCATATAAAGAGGTGGCTCTCACCATGTACGAGACTCTGGCAgg TTACACCCACGACATCGAGGCTCTGAGCTGCGATGAAGTGTTGATAGACGGTTCGGCCCTGCTAGCTGAGTTGGGCATCAACCCAGAAGATCTCGCCGGTGCGATCAGAGCAGACATCAAGGAGAAGACGGGATGCTGTGCTTCAGTGGGCATGG GGTCCAACATCCTGTTGGCTCGGCTGGCGACCCGCAAGGCCAAGCCAGACGGGCAGCACCTCTTGAAGTCTGAAGAAGTGGATGATTTTATCAGGGAGCTGCCAGTGACCAGCTTACCAG GCGTTGGGCCTGTTATGGGCAGAAAACTGGGTGCTATGGGTGTGAGGTCATGCGGGGACCTCCAACAGGTGTCTCTGTCTCAGCTGCAAAAGAAGTTTGGACCTCGGACTGGACAAACCCTGTTCCGCTTCTGCAGGGGGCTGGATGACCGGCCTGTCCGCTACGAGAAGGAGAGGAAGTCCGTCTCAGCTGAGATGAACTACAACATCCGTTTTACTAGG GTTGATGAGGCAGAGTCTTTCCTGACTAACTTGTCCATGGAGGTGCAAAAACGTTTACAAGAAGCAGGACTGCGGGGTCGGAGAGTTACCCTCAAGGTCATGGTTCGCAAGGTTGGAGCGCCGCTGGAACCGGCTAAATACGGTGGTCATGGCATATGTGATAACCTAGCCAG GACTGTGATGCTCGCTCAGTCAACTGACAGCGGTCAGCTGATCGCCGCTGCAGTCATCAAGCTGTTCTACGCCATGAAGTTGCAGGTTCACGACATGAGAGGGATCGGCATCCAGGTTCAGCTTCTTGACGGACATCACTCTGTTCCCCGGGACTCCGCGGGCCCCGGGACACGCTCCATCAAAGAGATGTTGCTAGGCAAAGGACCAAGTGCGAAATCCAGCAACAGAG ATGCTGCTGACAACACACATCAGGGAAATGCCTCCTCGACCACAGGGCCATCATCTGGCTCCTCTCCacatcctctgtcctctcccGAGCCGGTCCCAGGGAcaagcagagaccagcaggcaTGCAGACGAACTCCAAAACACTCTCGAGCACGTCTCAACTTCAGCATCGAGATCCCCTCCCCGTCACAG GTGGATCGGTCCGTGTTGGAGGCGTTGCCTGCAGAGCTGAGGGAACAAGTGGAGCAGTCGTGGACTAATCGGGATGGAAGACCAAGTAACCGTCGATCACCCAGTCCGCAGCCCTCTGATCCTCTGCCACAGCCTCAGTCTCTGAGGTCTCGTCCTACCtcccctcctcgtcctcctgctcctgctcctggtcCTGCACTCTATACTCCACCTGTTGGCACGTTGCTTCTGCAGATTCCAAACCAGCCAGACAGTCCGGGAATTGTACTGGAACTACCAAACTTTTCACAG GTTGATCCGGATGTATTTGCCGCCCTTCCCAAAGAGCTCCAGGACGAGCTGAAGTCTGCCTACAACCGTGTGACAAATGCCCAGCAGCAAGCAAAAATAT CAGCAGAGCAGAAGAATCCACTGTTGCAGCTGAAACAGTCAGGACTCGGAGTCGGCATTGGTCGGGTGAAGCGGCGCTACAAGAGAAAAAATGCAGTGAGCCCTGTTAAAAAAGGTCCCTCCCCTGTGAAGAGGAATCACACGACGAACAGCCCATCCAAAACGCTACCGCCTCCTGTAAAATCACGGGAACCAGTGAACATATTAAAG ACTGAAAACGGTCCCTCCACATCCACCTCAAAACCAGACATCCAAGAGTCTCTGTCCAAATTCATTCCTCGCCCTGCTCCAGTGTTGGCCGGAGCTTACGACCTGACGGACATTAAAACGCTCCTACGGGAATGGGTCACCACCATAACAG AACCCATGGAGGAGGACATCCTGCAGGTGGTGAAATACTGCACTGATCTGATTGAGGATAAAGATCTGGAGAAGTTGGATTTGAtcataaaatatatgaaaag GCTCATGCAGCAGTCATTGGAGTCCGTTTGGAGCATGGCGTTCGACTTTATCGTAGACAACGTGCAGGTGGTTGTGCAGCAGGCTTATGGTAGCACCCTGAAGGTAGCATGA
- the rev1 gene encoding DNA repair protein REV1 isoform X2 produces MSRDGWAKKRANASDDNGWAERGGYMAAKMSKLDEQFKLDAPREKQKEGTYSSIFSGVSIYVNGYTEPSADELRRLMMLHGGQFHMYYSRSKTTHIITNNLPNNKIQELKGEKIIRPDWITDSIKAGRLLPYLQYQLYSKQKGPLFPGATLRQTSEIAGPSHQKLHLPQRSIQHSVLNHEQSSSSCQSNSIPNPSRLHQGNIQPQSIQQSSAVRFINPQPSHLASNHLSTDPRHRNPLHTHLLSNPSPTKPLQSTLQTPHTNLQHHRASQPQPQNNTSGCKEVELKINGLLQTSLDEMSHSKRNDMQECGRGDPLPLVVKEAHLTNGHTHLVNGALKPEDLSPVTNEPSVDKELPQCRVTSSDDKPQSPPVQFHTKPDPYEFPHSPPKQSEQPPVFLKQSNSHAANEQRPKPPPPTYQEAIKATECHLIPKQLQPSRQVDSNPEKTPLSPASSSLLHTPIRLNGSHHNAFSSDPASLNTTNVTAKPDTPTQKSSSPSKASVQLLAQTGGLISEYYSHSRLHQISTWRSSFSEYVNELHGKRKAAGSASFPGKDRLRKSVAQRSTNSRGTSAPASVKSCIFHVDMDCFFVSVGIRHRPELKGKPIAVTSNRGQGRVPLRPGAQPQLEQQYYQRKHTHPQPDEDLHRTPSQESPPDSHANGVDQDAATLSMAEIASCSYEARQAGVRNGMFFGKAKQLCPSLQSVQYDFEAYKEVALTMYETLAGYTHDIEALSCDEVLIDGSALLAELGINPEDLAGAIRADIKEKTGCCASVGMGSNILLARLATRKAKPDGQHLLKSEEVDDFIRELPVTSLPGVGPVMGRKLGAMGVRSCGDLQQVSLSQLQKKFGPRTGQTLFRFCRGLDDRPVRYEKERKSVSAEMNYNIRFTRVDEAESFLTNLSMEVQKRLQEAGLRGRRVTLKVMVRKVGAPLEPAKYGGHGICDNLARTVMLAQSTDSGQLIAAAVIKLFYAMKLQVHDMRGIGIQVQLLDGHHSVPRDSAGPGTRSIKEMLLGKGPSAKSSNRDAADNTHQGNASSTTGPSSGSSPHPLSSPEPVPGTSRDQQACRRTPKHSRARLNFSIEIPSPSQVDRSVLEALPAELREQVEQSWTNRDGRPSNRRSPSPQPSDPLPQPQSLRSRPTSPPRPPAPAPGPALYTPPVGTLLLQIPNQPDSPGIVLELPNFSQVDPDVFAALPKELQDELKSAYNRVTNAQQQAKISEQKNPLLQLKQSGLGVGIGRVKRRYKRKNAVSPVKKGPSPVKRNHTTNSPSKTLPPPVKSREPVNILKTENGPSTSTSKPDIQESLSKFIPRPAPVLAGAYDLTDIKTLLREWVTTITEPMEEDILQVVKYCTDLIEDKDLEKLDLIIKYMKRLMQQSLESVWSMAFDFIVDNVQVVVQQAYGSTLKVA; encoded by the exons ATGAGTCGAGATGGGTGGGCAAAGAAGAGAGCCAATGCCAGTGATGACAATGGTTGGGCTGAAAGG GGCGGTTACATGGCTGCCAAAATGTCAAAGCTGGACGAGCAGTTTAAACTCGATGCCcccagagagaaacagaaggaaGGGACATACTCCAGCATTTTTAGTGGAGTGTCCATCTATGTCAATGGATATACAG AGCCAAGTGCAGATGAGCTCCGCAGACTGATGATGCTGCACGGTGGCCAGTTCCACATGTACTACTCTCGCTCCAAGACCACCCACATCATCACCAATAACTTGCCCAACAACAAAATCCAGGAGCTCAAAGGGGAAAAGATCATCAGGCCAGATTGGATCACTGACAG TATCAAGGCTGGGCGTCTCCTGCCTTACCTACAGTACCAGCTGTACTCTAAACAGAAAGGCCCGCTCTTCCCTGGCGCGACTCTGCGCCAGACGTCAGAGATCGCCGGGCCCAGCCATCAAAAGCTTCATCTGCCACAGCGTAGCATTCAGCACTCTGTACTCAACCATGAGCAGTCCTCATCCAGCTGCCAGAGTAACTCCATCCCTAACCCCAGTCGACTTCACCAAGGCAACATCCAACCTCAGTCCATCCAGCAAAGCTCTGCAGTTCGCTTCATTAACCCCCAACCAAGTCACTTAGCATCCAATCACCTCAGTACAGATCCCCGACACAGAAACCCTTTACACACCCACCTGCTGTCTAACCCAAGCCCCACCAAGCCCCTACAGTCTACTCTTCAAACACCTCACACTAATCTCCAGCACCACAGAGCTAGCCAACCACAACCTCAGAACAACACTTCCGGCTGCAAGGAAGTGGAATTAAAAAT AAACGGATTATTGCAGACCTCATTGGACGAAATGAGCCATTCAAAAAGGAATGACATGCAAGAGTGTGGCAGAGGAGATCCTCTCCCGCTGGTGGTGAAGGAAGCACATCTGACAAATGGACACACTCACCTTGTTAATGGTGCCTTAAAGCCAGAGGACCTGTCCCCTGTTACAAACGAACCCTCTGTTGACAAGGAACTGCCTCAATGCAGAGTCACGAGCTCAGATGATAAACCTCAGAGTCCTCCTGTACAGTTTCACACCAAACCGGACCCCTATGAGTTCCCCCACAGTCCTCCAAAGCAATCCGAGCAGCCTCCTGTCTTTCTGAAGCAATCCAATTCACACGCAGCCAATGAGCAGAGACCCAAACCTCCACCGCCCACCTACCAGGAGGCTATAAAAGCCACAGAATGCCACCTAATCCCAAAACAGCTTCAACCGTCCCGTCAAGTTGATTCAAATCCCGAAAAGACTCCTCTTTCACCTGCGTCTAGCTCTCTTTTACATACTCCAATTCGACTGAACGGAAGTCACCACAATGCCTTTTCATCTGACCCCGCGTCACTAAACACAACCAACGTAACGGCCAAACCTGATACTCCCACTCAGAAGTCTTCATCGCCATCTAAGGCTTCAGTGCAGCTGCTGGCACAGACGGGCGGTTTGATCTCTGAGTACTACTCTCACTCACGTTTACACCAGATCTCCACGTGGAGGTCTAGCTTTTCTGAGTATGTCAATGAACTGCACGGCAAGCGAAAAGCAGCGGGGAGCGCCTCCTTTCCTGGGAAAGACCGACTGAGGAAATCTGTGGCCCAGCGCTCTACAAACAGTCGAG GTACGTCAGCACCCGCAAGTGTCAAGTCTTGTATCTTTCATGTGGACATGGACTGCTTCTTTGTGTCCGTGGGGATTCGACATCGACCAGAGCTCAAAG GGAAGCCTATAGCTGTGACCAGTAACCGCGGTCAGGGGAGAGTGCCCCTGAGGCCTGGCGCCCAACCTCAGCTGGAGCAGCAGTACTACCAGAGGAAACATACCCATCCTCAGCCTG ATGAGGATCTACACAGAACTCCTTCACAAGAGAGTCCTCCTGACTCCCACGCTAACGGAGTGGACCAGGATGCTGCTACTCTCTCAATGGCAGAGATTGCATCTTGCAGTTATGAGGCGAG GCAGGCGGGCGTGAGGAACGGGATGTTTTTTGGCAAAGCAAAACAGCTGTGTCCCTCGCTGCAGTCCGTCCAATATGATTTTGAGGCATATAAAGAGGTGGCTCTCACCATGTACGAGACTCTGGCAgg TTACACCCACGACATCGAGGCTCTGAGCTGCGATGAAGTGTTGATAGACGGTTCGGCCCTGCTAGCTGAGTTGGGCATCAACCCAGAAGATCTCGCCGGTGCGATCAGAGCAGACATCAAGGAGAAGACGGGATGCTGTGCTTCAGTGGGCATGG GGTCCAACATCCTGTTGGCTCGGCTGGCGACCCGCAAGGCCAAGCCAGACGGGCAGCACCTCTTGAAGTCTGAAGAAGTGGATGATTTTATCAGGGAGCTGCCAGTGACCAGCTTACCAG GCGTTGGGCCTGTTATGGGCAGAAAACTGGGTGCTATGGGTGTGAGGTCATGCGGGGACCTCCAACAGGTGTCTCTGTCTCAGCTGCAAAAGAAGTTTGGACCTCGGACTGGACAAACCCTGTTCCGCTTCTGCAGGGGGCTGGATGACCGGCCTGTCCGCTACGAGAAGGAGAGGAAGTCCGTCTCAGCTGAGATGAACTACAACATCCGTTTTACTAGG GTTGATGAGGCAGAGTCTTTCCTGACTAACTTGTCCATGGAGGTGCAAAAACGTTTACAAGAAGCAGGACTGCGGGGTCGGAGAGTTACCCTCAAGGTCATGGTTCGCAAGGTTGGAGCGCCGCTGGAACCGGCTAAATACGGTGGTCATGGCATATGTGATAACCTAGCCAG GACTGTGATGCTCGCTCAGTCAACTGACAGCGGTCAGCTGATCGCCGCTGCAGTCATCAAGCTGTTCTACGCCATGAAGTTGCAGGTTCACGACATGAGAGGGATCGGCATCCAGGTTCAGCTTCTTGACGGACATCACTCTGTTCCCCGGGACTCCGCGGGCCCCGGGACACGCTCCATCAAAGAGATGTTGCTAGGCAAAGGACCAAGTGCGAAATCCAGCAACAGAG ATGCTGCTGACAACACACATCAGGGAAATGCCTCCTCGACCACAGGGCCATCATCTGGCTCCTCTCCacatcctctgtcctctcccGAGCCGGTCCCAGGGAcaagcagagaccagcaggcaTGCAGACGAACTCCAAAACACTCTCGAGCACGTCTCAACTTCAGCATCGAGATCCCCTCCCCGTCACAG GTGGATCGGTCCGTGTTGGAGGCGTTGCCTGCAGAGCTGAGGGAACAAGTGGAGCAGTCGTGGACTAATCGGGATGGAAGACCAAGTAACCGTCGATCACCCAGTCCGCAGCCCTCTGATCCTCTGCCACAGCCTCAGTCTCTGAGGTCTCGTCCTACCtcccctcctcgtcctcctgctcctgctcctggtcCTGCACTCTATACTCCACCTGTTGGCACGTTGCTTCTGCAGATTCCAAACCAGCCAGACAGTCCGGGAATTGTACTGGAACTACCAAACTTTTCACAG GTTGATCCGGATGTATTTGCCGCCCTTCCCAAAGAGCTCCAGGACGAGCTGAAGTCTGCCTACAACCGTGTGACAAATGCCCAGCAGCAAGCAAAAATAT CAGAGCAGAAGAATCCACTGTTGCAGCTGAAACAGTCAGGACTCGGAGTCGGCATTGGTCGGGTGAAGCGGCGCTACAAGAGAAAAAATGCAGTGAGCCCTGTTAAAAAAGGTCCCTCCCCTGTGAAGAGGAATCACACGACGAACAGCCCATCCAAAACGCTACCGCCTCCTGTAAAATCACGGGAACCAGTGAACATATTAAAG ACTGAAAACGGTCCCTCCACATCCACCTCAAAACCAGACATCCAAGAGTCTCTGTCCAAATTCATTCCTCGCCCTGCTCCAGTGTTGGCCGGAGCTTACGACCTGACGGACATTAAAACGCTCCTACGGGAATGGGTCACCACCATAACAG AACCCATGGAGGAGGACATCCTGCAGGTGGTGAAATACTGCACTGATCTGATTGAGGATAAAGATCTGGAGAAGTTGGATTTGAtcataaaatatatgaaaag GCTCATGCAGCAGTCATTGGAGTCCGTTTGGAGCATGGCGTTCGACTTTATCGTAGACAACGTGCAGGTGGTTGTGCAGCAGGCTTATGGTAGCACCCTGAAGGTAGCATGA
- the txndc9 gene encoding thioredoxin domain-containing protein 9: MANQSMEIITKALEYSAMLAEEKVDAQLSKLNEMDEDDLERLKEKRLDALKKAQKQKQEWLCKGHGEYKEIPSEKDFFGEVKESKNVVCHFYKNSTFRCKIIDKHLAILAKKHVETKFIKLDVDKAPFLTERLRIKVIPTLALLLDGKTKDYVVGFADLGNTDEFTTEMLEWRLGCADVINYSGNLMDRPTGTQRSGTKFTKVEKKTIRGGALDSDSDSGDE; this comes from the exons ATGGCTAACCAATCAATGGAAATCATAACAAAGGCCTTGGAGTATTCAGCCATGCTGGCGGAGGAGAAGGTGGATGCACAGTTGagcaaactgaatgaaatggatgaagatgatctgGAAAGACTGAAGGAGAAACGACTAGATGCGCTTAAAAAGGCCCAGAAACAGAAGCAG GAGTGGCTGTGTAAAGGCCATGGAGAGTACAAAGAAATCCCAAGTGAGAAAGACTTTTTCGGTGAAGTCAAAGAAAGCAAGAATGTTGTCTGCCACTTCTACAAAAATTCCACCTTCAG ATGTAAGATCATCGACAAACACTTGGCCATCTTGGCAAAGAAGCATGTTGAGACCAAATTCATCAAACTGGATGTGGATAAGGCCCCGTTTCTGACAGAGAGGCTGCGGATCAAGGTTATTCCTACGCTGGCTTTGCTGTTAGACGGAAAAACAAAGGACTATGTGGTGGGATTCGCTGACCTAGGAAACACAGACGAGTTTACCACAGAGATGCTTGAATGGAGACTCGGCTGTGCAGATGTTATTAActacag TGGTAACCTGATGGACCGTCCTACAGGGACACAGCGGTCGGGCACAAAGTTCACAAAGGTGGAGAAGAAAACCATCCGAGGGGGAGCCTTAGACTCAGATTCTGATTCTGGAGATGAATGA
- the mrpl30 gene encoding large ribosomal subunit protein uL30m — protein MSGVCRGFSSLSVKILTEATLLSPCPWFVSARSKFTKARIPKELFEERSKEHEKYGGDPDQPHKLHIVTRVKSVMRRPYWEKEMVKHLGLEKAHAAVIHKNTPAVNSQLKFIKHLVRIQPLKTPYGLPAEQDMGDTYINSRGELIVRRLLQPVEPKAIES, from the exons ATGTCAGGAGTCTGTCGTGGTTTCAGCTCTTTATCAGTCAAG ATCCTAACAGAAGCTACACTTTTGTCACCTTGCCCGTGGTTTGTGTCCGCACGCAGCAAATTCACCAAAGCAAGAATCCCAAAAGAG CTTTTTGAAGAGAGATCAAAAGAACATGAGAAATATGGGGGTGATCCAGACCAACCTCATAAACTGCATATAGTGACACGAGTCAAAAGTGTGATGCGAAGACCGTACTGGGAGAAAGAGATGGTGAAACACCTTGGGCTCGAAAAG GCACATGCAGCTGtaattcacaaaaacacacctgcagtCAATAGCCAACTGAAATTCATCAAGCACCTTGTAAG GATCCAGCCGCTGAAGACACCCTATGGACTCCCTGCTGAACAGGACATGGGTGACACCTACataaacagcagaggagagcTGATTGTTCGTCGCCTCCTCCAACCTGTAGAGCCCAAGGCGATCGAATCTTAG